In one Musa acuminata AAA Group cultivar baxijiao chromosome BXJ2-5, Cavendish_Baxijiao_AAA, whole genome shotgun sequence genomic region, the following are encoded:
- the LOC103986322 gene encoding uncharacterized protein LOC103986322, with amino-acid sequence MEYQRIRKVQIGLLSPTKLRMKLLGHRNSARKGGSNSAKMSPSKNEDMKSARNNLLVGDIDTEESSKDFKGDLRPENIANSDASATGLHDKESSSFDSVNRSLSNEKINTSCIKQDYCRSAPHQAYSNSNLSIIHPVRTLDEGGGNCLHSRNDTVSSFEFHRVERIIQQPSLGLFSGHVPSKWNDAEKWIINRQIASPSVKKKTPAQKQGSHQTSSLCRLETDSTIAEHKASVVQALDSMRNEFNQTASQDVVEKFSFVPHASNNKAVESVDSSPYSGTSGSCSRSGEDVNHQEFSIMKRHASEPTVVPPMQSVSMRDIGTEMTPVPTPLGSITPTRSSISSLPSTPRQGVASQLSTEEMKDTEQDSETKGGKDKLTEREMRLKIRREIAALGIQLGKMNIASWASKEEVEQCSPSPKALVADPTEKEYKACAAAWEEAENTKHMARYKREEVKIQAWECRWKAKIEAKTKSIEAKAERVRARALEKMAEKLAMTRRQVDEKQAAAQARMNKQASRTAHKAEHIRRTGQIPSPNYLCCGGFS; translated from the exons ATTGGATTGCTTTCTCCAACTAAATTGAGGATGAAACTACTTGGGCATCGTAACAGCGCAAGAAAGGGAGGGAGCAATTCGGCAAAGATGTCTCCATCCAAGAATGAGGACATGAAGTCTGCAAGGAACAACTTACTAGTAGGCGATATCGACACCGAAG AAAGCTCTAAGGACTTTAAAGGGGATTTAAGACCTGAGAATATTGCAAATTCAGATGCTTCTGCCACAGGGTTACATGATAAGGAGTCTTCAAGTTTCGATAGCGTTAATCGATCGCTGTCAAACGAAAAGATTAACACCAGTTGTATCAAGCAGGATTACTGCAGAAGTGCTCCCCATCAAGCTTATTCAAACAGCAACTTGAGCATCATACACCCAGTAAGGACTCTTGATGAAGGGGGTGGCAACTGTCTCCACAGCAGGAATGACACTGTCTCTAGCTTTGAATTTCATCGCGTCGAGAGAATAATTCAACAGCCATCTCTAGGCCTCTTTTCTGGGCATGTTCCATCAAAGTGGAATGATGCGGAAAAATGGATAATAAATCGACAAATAGCAAGCCCAAGTGTCAAGAAGAAGACTCCTGCACAGAAACAGGGGAGCCATCAAACAAGTTCTTTGTGCAGGCTTGAGACGGATTCCACAATTGCAGAACATAAGGCGTCAGTTGTCCAGGCTCTGGATAGCATGAGGAATGAATTCAACCAAACTGCTTCACAGGATGTGGTAGAGAAGTTCTCTTTTGTTCCTCATGCGTCGAACAACAAAGCTGTTGAATCTGTCGATTCTTCACCTTATAGTGGTACTTCTGGGAGCTGTTCCAGATCCGGAGAAGACGTAAATCATCAAGAGTTTTCAATAATGAAAAGGCATGCCAGCGAACCGACAG TTGTTCCACCTATGCAGTCTGTGTCAATGAGAGACATAGGTACGGAAATGACTCCGGTACCTACTCCACTTGGATCAATAACACCCACTCGAAGCTCCATTTCTTCTTTGCCATCAACTCCGAGACAAGGAGTAGCTTCACAGTTGTCTACCGAGGAGATGAAggacacagaacaagattccgaaACTAAAGGTGGCAAAGATAAATTGACTGAGAGAGAAATGCGGCTGAAAATAAGAAGAGAAATAGCGGCCCTCGGCATACAACTAGGAAAGATGAACATCGCTTCCTGGGCTAGTAAAGAAGAGGTAGAACAATGTTCTCCCTCACCGAAAGCTCTTGTTGCTGATCCAACAGAGAAGGAATACAAAGCCTGTGCTGCAGCATGGGAGGAAGCTGAGAACACTAAGCATATGGCCAG ATACAAACGCGAAGAAGTCAAGATCCAAGCATGGGAGTGTCGTTGGAAAGCGAAAATTGAAGCTAAAACGAAGAGTATTGAG GCCAAAGCAGAACGAGTTAGAGCTCGCGCCCTCGAGAAGATGGCGGAAAAGCTAGCAATGACACGGCGGCAGGTGGACGAGAAACAAGCAGCTGCTCAAGCCCGGATGAATAAGCAAGCATCCAGAACAGCTCACAAGGCTGAGCACATACGCCGAACCGGACAAATTCCTTCGCCAAATTACTTATGCTGTGGTGGGTTCTCTTAG